A single genomic interval of Kogia breviceps isolate mKogBre1 chromosome 6, mKogBre1 haplotype 1, whole genome shotgun sequence harbors:
- the TRMT10A gene encoding tRNA methyltransferase 10 homolog A — MSSEILPAFSETSNVERKQDLNEDQEENQKPGLGEGFEPISKRQLKKLMKQKQWEEQRELRKQKRKEKRKRKQLERQCQLESNSEGSDRKRIRRDVVYSPLRLIIDCSFDSLMALKDIKKLHKQIQRCYAENRRALHPVQFYLTSHGGQLKKNMDENDKGWVNWKDIHIKPEHYSEFIQKEDLIYLTSDSPKVLKELDESKAYVIGGLVDHNHHKGLTYKQASEHGIDHAQLPLGNFVKMNSRKVLAINHVFEIILEYLETRDWQEAFFTILPQRKGAVPTDKACESSSHDKKFARVEGGLNSDSSEEENRNELDSPHKEEKQDKENSTESTVNSILH; from the exons ATGTCATCTGAAATATTGCCAGCATTTAGTGAGACTTCTAATGTTGAAAGAAAGCAAGACTTAAATGAAGACCAAGAGGAGAATCAGAAACCAGGATTAGGTGAAGGATTTGAACCAATATCTAAACGGCAACTGAAGAagctaatgaaacagaaacaatgggAAGAACAAAGAGAACTCCGCAA ACAAAAGCGGAAGGAAAAACGCAAGAGAAAGCAATTAGAGCGACAGTGTCAACTGGAATCAAACTCAGAAGGAAGTGACAGAAAACGTATTCGGAGAGATGTTGTTTACAGCCCACTCCGCCTTATCATTGACTGCAGTTTTGATAGCTTGATGGCATTAAAG GACATTAAGAAACTTCATAAGCAGATTCAACGATGTTATGCAGAAAATCGACGAGCACTGCATCCTGTGCAG TTTTACTTGACAAGCCATGGAGGCCAGTTGAAAAAGAACATGGATGAAAATGACAAAGGATGGGTCAACTGGAAG GATATCCACATCAAACCAGAGCACTATAGTGAATTCATACAGAAAGAAGACCTGATTTATCTTACATCAGATTCACCTAAGGTACTAAAGGAATTAGATGAATCAAAGGCCTATGTGATTGGAGGATTAGTAGATCACAACCATCACAAG GGACTCACGTATAAACAAGCATCAGAACATGGAATTGATCATGCACAGCTCCCCCTTGGAAATTTTGTGAAGATGAATAGTAGAAAAGTTTTGGCAATTAATCATG TGTTTGAGATTATTCtggaatacctagaaacaagagACTGGCAAGAAGCATTTTTTACTATCCTACCCCAAAGAAAAGGAGCTGTTCCCACAGACAAAGCCTGTGAAAGTTCTTCACATGACAAGAAGTTCGCCCGAGTTGAAGGTGGATTGAACAGTGATTCCAGTGAGGAGGAAAATAGAAATGAACTAGATTCACCACataaggaagaaaagcaggataaagaaaatagCACTGAATCTACAGTGAACTCTATACTAcactaa